A window from Opitutia bacterium ISCC 52 encodes these proteins:
- a CDS encoding arylsulfatase: protein MSKFSVHSLLTLILFQVSVYARPNVVYVMTDDQGYGEISVHGNPILNTPHMDRLHGQSIRLSDFHAAPMCTPSRGQLLTGLDAARNGAINVSSGRTLLRAELPTMANFFQDAGYSTGIFGKWHQGDNYPFRPEDRGFDETLWFPSSHINSAGDWWDNDYFDDTFMVNGKREQVPGYVTDAFFREAMSWIKRQADADKPFFAYIPTNAPHSPFWAPEMELKEAYAAMEGHELSNFPGVRRDDLAGYFGMILNIDNNLGRLMSFLEDEGLEEDTILIFQTDNGTTFGDRYYPAGMRGRKAQLWEGGHRVPFFLRWPGGDLGKPRDIGGLTTIQDILPSLLDLCEIQLRQTPRFDGVNLTPVFRGKHQSPPEDRMVVINYSRLPFGFEYPSPDAPSRIYREGGVVLWKRWRMLQDRELYHLDTDPLQQNNVIDQNPEVAARMRAHLDAWWEDVKEVANEPQAVIIGSDRENPMMLSACEWLDVFVDQQVQVRSGVGKNSYWMLEVAETGNYEFELRRWPREANASFTQGLPAMPGDKARWGVPGVALPVGEVRIQLGKEVQRKSVSPDDKHATFTFQLEEGPIRLYTWLERAYRDPLSGAFFVYVTRK from the coding sequence ATGAGTAAATTCTCAGTCCATTCTTTGCTTACCCTCATCCTCTTCCAGGTTTCGGTCTATGCCCGTCCCAATGTCGTTTACGTGATGACCGACGATCAGGGCTACGGAGAGATTTCGGTGCATGGTAATCCCATTTTGAATACACCCCATATGGATCGTCTGCATGGGCAAAGCATCCGGCTTTCCGATTTTCATGCCGCTCCCATGTGCACGCCAAGTCGAGGTCAGTTGCTCACCGGATTAGACGCGGCCCGAAACGGCGCGATCAATGTCAGTTCCGGACGCACCTTGCTTCGTGCCGAGTTGCCGACCATGGCCAACTTTTTTCAGGACGCCGGTTACAGTACCGGGATATTCGGCAAATGGCATCAGGGAGATAACTACCCCTTCCGACCCGAAGATCGTGGATTCGATGAAACACTCTGGTTTCCTTCATCACACATCAACTCTGCTGGCGATTGGTGGGACAACGACTACTTTGACGACACTTTCATGGTGAATGGAAAACGGGAGCAGGTACCGGGTTATGTTACCGATGCCTTTTTCAGGGAAGCGATGAGCTGGATCAAACGCCAGGCGGATGCTGATAAACCCTTCTTCGCTTACATCCCGACCAATGCGCCACACAGTCCTTTCTGGGCCCCAGAGATGGAACTGAAGGAAGCTTATGCTGCAATGGAAGGTCACGAACTCTCTAACTTTCCCGGAGTTCGTCGGGATGACCTGGCCGGCTATTTTGGTATGATCCTGAATATCGACAACAACCTTGGACGCTTGATGAGCTTTCTCGAGGACGAGGGACTAGAGGAAGATACCATACTTATATTTCAAACAGATAATGGAACTACCTTTGGAGACCGGTATTATCCGGCTGGCATGCGTGGCAGAAAAGCCCAGCTCTGGGAGGGCGGTCACCGGGTGCCTTTTTTCCTGCGTTGGCCTGGCGGCGATCTGGGAAAGCCGCGCGATATTGGCGGCCTGACCACGATCCAGGATATTTTGCCCTCCTTACTTGATCTATGTGAAATCCAACTGCGGCAAACGCCCCGTTTTGATGGCGTGAATCTAACTCCTGTTTTTCGAGGGAAGCACCAGTCACCACCCGAGGACCGCATGGTGGTGATTAATTACAGTCGCTTACCATTTGGCTTTGAGTATCCCTCGCCCGACGCGCCCTCCCGGATATACCGGGAAGGCGGCGTCGTATTGTGGAAACGTTGGCGCATGTTGCAGGACCGCGAGCTTTACCATCTGGATACGGATCCTCTGCAGCAGAACAATGTGATAGATCAAAACCCTGAGGTGGCGGCCAGAATGCGTGCTCACCTGGATGCGTGGTGGGAGGATGTGAAGGAAGTGGCCAATGAACCACAAGCAGTTATAATAGGAAGCGATCGCGAAAACCCCATGATGCTATCCGCCTGTGAGTGGCTGGATGTATTTGTCGACCAGCAGGTGCAGGTTCGCAGCGGTGTGGGCAAGAACAGCTATTGGATGCTGGAGGTCGCCGAGACAGGCAACTACGAGTTTGAACTTCGCCGCTGGCCTCGAGAAGCAAACGCCTCATTTACACAAGGCCTTCCAGCCATGCCGGGAGACAAGGCCCGCTGGGGTGTACCCGGTGTCGCCCTGCCTGTCGGGGAAGTTCGGATACAGCTGGGAAAAGAGGTGCAGAGAAAGTCAGTGAGTCCGGACGACAAACATGCCACCTTCACATTCCAACTCGAGGAAGGTCCCATACGACTTTACACTTGGCTGGAAAGGGCCTACCGGGATCCATTGTCAGGAGCATTCTTCGTATATGTCACCCGGAAATAA
- a CDS encoding DUF2264 domain-containing protein, with protein MPRVRFSKLVSPRPCIFNPFAPLLVSFICLFAVPVIGDDSQKTGEWDRIYTIHVLRQLADPVLVPLSMNELHQSVPKRDWELEQNNYQTSPLQAFVRVLSGIGPWLSLGADESEEGQLRAGYIELARTGIIHATDPDAADFMFGEAARDRIVHAHNLAYPLVVARDQLWEPLSDKQKDNVVAALKSHRPFEAFPGTWLWFSAIIEAALWELTGECEMKHIERAVESYMGWYVGDGYYTNGDSFNWDNYNSYVAQPLMLEVLRICKDQGHPLGDHLDKTKARAFRYAEVLEHMISPKGTFPVIGRSSTYRFAYLQHLGYVGARVEWPEVLDPGATRAAMTTVIKRMIEAPGTFDENGWLQPGYVGHQPSARDRYNNTGALYNCTLGLAHLGMPADHPLWTAPRAKWFQQRVWSGEDVANQKAYRE; from the coding sequence ATGCCTCGAGTCCGTTTTTCTAAACTGGTTTCACCCCGGCCTTGTATCTTCAATCCGTTCGCCCCCCTACTGGTGAGCTTTATATGCCTATTCGCAGTTCCGGTCATCGGCGACGATAGCCAGAAAACCGGTGAATGGGACCGTATCTACACCATTCATGTCCTGCGCCAACTGGCAGATCCGGTCCTCGTTCCGCTCAGCATGAATGAATTACATCAATCCGTACCGAAGCGAGACTGGGAACTTGAACAAAACAATTATCAGACCTCACCGTTACAGGCATTTGTTCGGGTCCTTTCCGGAATCGGTCCTTGGTTATCCTTAGGGGCTGACGAATCGGAAGAAGGTCAATTGCGGGCGGGCTACATCGAGCTGGCCCGAACCGGCATCATTCATGCCACCGATCCGGATGCAGCCGATTTCATGTTTGGGGAAGCGGCACGGGACCGCATTGTTCACGCCCACAATCTGGCCTATCCACTCGTGGTGGCCCGCGATCAATTATGGGAGCCACTGAGCGACAAACAAAAAGACAATGTAGTCGCAGCCTTAAAATCCCATCGACCCTTCGAAGCCTTTCCCGGAACCTGGCTTTGGTTTTCTGCCATCATTGAAGCGGCCCTTTGGGAATTAACGGGCGAGTGCGAGATGAAGCACATCGAACGAGCCGTGGAAAGCTATATGGGCTGGTACGTCGGTGACGGCTATTACACGAACGGGGACAGCTTCAATTGGGACAATTACAACAGTTATGTAGCCCAACCGCTCATGCTGGAAGTCCTTCGCATTTGCAAAGACCAGGGGCACCCACTCGGTGACCATCTCGATAAAACCAAAGCCCGCGCCTTCCGATACGCCGAAGTTCTGGAGCACATGATCTCCCCGAAAGGAACTTTCCCCGTGATTGGTCGTTCGTCCACCTATCGCTTTGCTTACCTGCAACACCTGGGCTATGTCGGCGCACGCGTCGAGTGGCCGGAAGTGCTCGATCCCGGAGCCACCCGTGCTGCCATGACCACAGTGATCAAGCGAATGATCGAGGCGCCCGGTACCTTTGACGAAAACGGGTGGCTTCAACCCGGTTATGTTGGACATCAGCCTTCTGCCCGGGATCGCTACAACAATACAGGTGCGCTCTACAATTGCACCCTCGGGCTCGCCCATCTGGGCATGCCGGCCGACCACCCATTATGGACTGCGCCCCGAGCAAAGTGGTTTCAGCAACGGGTCTGGAGTGGCGAAGATGTCGCTAACCAAAAAGCTTACCGAGAATAA